In bacterium, a single window of DNA contains:
- a CDS encoding cytochrome-c peroxidase, protein MRGKFVILAVSVVAAIAVGSAFPATADDEALMKQANALFKPVPAKLATLKGKPLSPAQVELGKALFFDPRLSKSALISCNTCHNVGMGGADFQETSTGHGWQKGPRNAPTVLNAVFNNAQFWDGRSPDLKEQAKGPVQASVEMNNTPEAVVSTLKSMPGYGRMFAKAFPGEKDPVTFENMALAIENFEATLLTPGSRFDKFLEGKAGALSATEKRGLDKFVSKGCATCHGGINMGGTGYYKFGVVETPRAEVLAGDKGRFKVTSVAKDEFSFKSPSLRNIALTAPYFQSGKVWSLGEAVSIMGSTQLGISLAKADTQEIVAFLQTTTGVQPKVVYPILPESGVDTPKPILN, encoded by the coding sequence ATGAGGGGAAAGTTCGTGATTCTCGCCGTGAGCGTCGTCGCCGCCATCGCCGTCGGATCCGCATTCCCGGCCACCGCCGACGACGAGGCGTTGATGAAGCAGGCGAATGCCTTGTTCAAGCCGGTTCCCGCGAAGCTCGCAACGTTGAAGGGTAAGCCGCTTTCGCCTGCGCAGGTGGAGCTCGGCAAAGCGCTTTTCTTCGACCCGCGCCTGTCGAAAAGCGCGCTGATCAGTTGCAATACGTGCCACAACGTGGGGATGGGGGGCGCGGATTTCCAGGAAACCTCCACGGGACATGGATGGCAGAAGGGTCCCCGCAACGCTCCCACGGTGCTCAACGCCGTGTTCAACAACGCGCAATTCTGGGACGGCCGTTCGCCTGACCTCAAGGAACAGGCGAAGGGCCCCGTACAGGCCTCGGTCGAGATGAACAATACGCCGGAAGCCGTCGTGTCTACGCTCAAGAGCATGCCCGGATACGGCAGGATGTTCGCCAAGGCGTTCCCCGGGGAGAAGGATCCGGTGACGTTCGAAAACATGGCGCTGGCGATCGAGAATTTCGAGGCGACGTTGCTGACGCCGGGGTCGAGGTTCGACAAGTTCCTGGAAGGAAAAGCGGGCGCGCTTTCGGCGACGGAAAAACGCGGCCTCGACAAGTTCGTTTCCAAGGGATGCGCCACCTGCCATGGCGGGATCAACATGGGCGGGACCGGGTACTACAAGTTCGGCGTGGTGGAAACCCCCCGGGCCGAGGTGTTGGCGGGAGACAAGGGCCGATTCAAGGTGACCTCCGTCGCGAAAGACGAGTTCTCCTTCAAGTCGCCTTCCCTGCGCAACATCGCGCTGACGGCCCCGTACTTCCAGTCCGGAAAGGTGTGGTCCCTCGGCGAAGCGGTTTCCATCATGGGATCGACGCAGCTCGGGATTTCGCTGGCCAAAGCGGATACGCAGGAAATCGTCGCCTTCCTGCAGACCACGACCGGCGTGCAGCCCAAAGTCGTTTATCCCATTCTTCCCGAATCCGGGGTTGATACCCCCAAGCCGATACTCAATTAG
- a CDS encoding ABC transporter substrate binding protein translates to MRIWKSIVVLFAVFGLAWGAHGAPKKTSQRRILVVSSYQKDVLWSQETNKGLCAALLKFRYFENSAQAEEFTNKDYIETPRVVIKKMWMDTKRMSNKGEMDDASLLVYRYAKSFKPDLILLGDDEAVEFVGTKFLDSRIPIVFWGVNITPVKYGLVDSVTRPGHNVTGVYQPGFYVECLNLLKAVAPGIKTFATISLETSAGRSHYKGIEYLSRKGALPLKLVATVSTNDFELWKTKVLELRGKVDAFFLVHYSGLQDRQGNLVPPEEVARWYLNNVKIPETVTIRPFVEHGMLCAVDDSGYVQGYQAGVIAHDILEKGAKPETYPPVRPKPGASFVNAQRVRMLGLPPPSVPGVEKYFEKATVLGE, encoded by the coding sequence ATGCGGATCTGGAAATCCATCGTGGTCCTGTTCGCCGTGTTCGGTCTTGCATGGGGAGCTCATGGCGCGCCGAAAAAGACGTCGCAGAGACGGATCCTGGTGGTCAGCAGCTACCAGAAGGATGTCCTCTGGTCCCAGGAGACGAACAAGGGTCTCTGCGCGGCATTGCTGAAATTCCGATATTTCGAGAATTCGGCGCAGGCGGAGGAATTCACGAATAAGGACTATATCGAGACTCCCCGGGTCGTCATCAAGAAGATGTGGATGGATACCAAGAGAATGAGCAACAAAGGGGAAATGGATGACGCCAGCCTGCTCGTTTACAGGTATGCGAAAAGCTTCAAGCCCGATCTCATCCTGCTGGGAGATGACGAGGCCGTGGAGTTCGTCGGGACCAAGTTTCTCGATTCCAGGATTCCGATCGTCTTCTGGGGGGTCAATATCACTCCCGTCAAGTACGGCCTCGTCGACAGCGTCACGAGGCCCGGGCACAATGTGACGGGTGTTTACCAGCCGGGGTTTTATGTCGAGTGCCTGAACCTTCTGAAAGCGGTCGCGCCCGGCATCAAGACCTTCGCGACCATTTCGCTCGAAACGTCCGCGGGGAGATCCCATTACAAGGGAATTGAATACCTGTCCCGAAAGGGGGCGTTGCCCCTCAAGCTGGTGGCGACGGTTTCGACGAACGATTTCGAGTTGTGGAAAACCAAGGTCCTTGAACTTCGGGGAAAGGTCGATGCTTTTTTCCTGGTCCATTACTCCGGGTTGCAGGACCGGCAAGGCAACCTCGTGCCGCCGGAAGAAGTGGCCCGCTGGTACCTGAACAACGTGAAAATTCCGGAGACGGTCACCATTCGTCCCTTTGTCGAGCACGGCATGCTCTGCGCGGTGGACGATTCCGGCTACGTCCAGGGATACCAGGCGGGCGTCATCGCCCACGATATTCTCGAAAAAGGAGCGAAACCGGAGACCTATCCGCCGGTTCGCCCGAAACCGGGCGCCTCGTTCGTCAATGCGCAAAGGGTGAGGATGCTCGGCCTCCCGCCCCCGAGCGTACCGGGGGTCGAAAAATACTTCGAAAAGGCAACCGTGTTAGGTGAGTGA
- a CDS encoding ABC transporter substrate binding protein, whose protein sequence is MDSKRKKSKQEKAAATAQISKSIKEFNPDILLLGDDEAAEFVGGRHLDYKLPAVFWGLNHNPAKYGLVDRPDRPGHNVTGVYQSGYHAESARMLKNIVPGIRSFAILSDETPSGRSNLKAVEYMTRKGDFPLKLVESVATNDSDTWKSKALELQQKVDAFYIAQYSGLKDRNGKPVPDLETAAWYVSHIRIPEFAGFKFRVEEGMLCAADDSGYNQAYEAVAMAHDILANGANLATYPTRAPKRGKLVANRERARILGIRLTEDMKIEEYVENILPRDGGRR, encoded by the coding sequence ATGGACTCAAAAAGGAAAAAAAGCAAACAGGAGAAAGCGGCCGCAACCGCTCAAATATCGAAGTCCATCAAGGAGTTCAACCCCGACATCCTGTTGCTGGGCGACGATGAAGCGGCGGAATTCGTCGGGGGGCGGCACCTGGACTACAAACTCCCCGCGGTCTTCTGGGGACTCAATCATAATCCGGCGAAATACGGGCTGGTGGATCGGCCGGACCGACCCGGCCACAATGTCACCGGGGTGTATCAGTCCGGGTATCACGCGGAAAGCGCACGAATGCTGAAAAACATCGTGCCCGGCATCAGGTCTTTCGCGATCCTGTCGGATGAAACGCCCTCGGGACGGTCCAACCTGAAAGCCGTGGAATACATGACCCGGAAGGGGGACTTTCCTCTCAAGCTTGTCGAATCGGTGGCGACGAACGATTCCGATACCTGGAAATCAAAAGCGTTGGAACTCCAGCAAAAGGTCGACGCATTTTACATAGCGCAATATTCCGGCCTGAAGGACCGGAACGGGAAACCCGTGCCGGACCTGGAAACCGCGGCGTGGTACGTCTCGCACATCAGGATCCCGGAATTCGCCGGCTTCAAGTTCCGGGTCGAGGAAGGCATGCTGTGCGCCGCGGATGATTCCGGATACAACCAGGCATACGAGGCTGTCGCCATGGCCCACGACATCCTTGCCAACGGGGCCAACCTGGCGACCTATCCCACCCGTGCCCCGAAACGCGGAAAGTTGGTGGCGAACCGGGAGCGGGCCAGGATCCTCGGGATTCGACTCACGGAGGATATGAAGATCGAGGAGTACGTGGAGAACATCCTCCCCCGCGATGGGGGAAGGAGATGA
- a CDS encoding PAS domain S-box protein — MTAGHTRFSLFYRLLFAFLAVVVIISGILTAVFYVFNKGSQERQIKEQTLGAISAIHQSFHYQIEENTIKDLELLVSNPKLNDFLTSSTLEKDIIQLSVEKLFMKFIHHEPGYRNIYFVNSVGMETIKVDRNGPVRTLHDIKSNPLFRQIASGPADRIHIEEPRIANSGYPSFAIGIHKTDEDIGQFGGAVMIDESLESFFKYLEGVRIFGENPIWVFGPDGKVLRRPPNPSATFDPAPYLKKEYQDKPEFVMVKEGILAYQDFAVMPGRPFARVALSIPSALLLKDMQTTAKLFVMIFLLSTFLAFALSLYISRYLSRPITELAAASRRLAEGDLSTHVKTNTTGEVRMLVDSFNQMADDLQVTTVSKDYMDNIIHSMADSLIVCDRDMKIKTVNQAMIDLLGYREDELVGNRFETITAEGDGGKRDEFLNAGCMSNSEMVYRAKEGKRIPMLVTGSVISNKKGDIIGHVLIGKDITDRKRAEEDLRAANDTLNATLQASPAAILTLSPDGIVTTWNDAAERIFGWSKGEVIGKYNPLFPEAGLEDFQTMRERVRSGGTLYDKEVHRRKKDGTPVDISLSAAPLHDANGNVVGMMAVMNDITGRKKMEEELSKIQKLESIGILAGGIAHDFNNILTVILGYISMAKESANRDPKSTEILQAAEKASFRAKDLTHQLLTFSRGGSPVKKTISIPETIRESVSFALRGSNVKCEFDLADNLWYADADEGQISQVIQNLVINANQAMPGGGTIRIHAVNEVLDGASEVPLPEGKYVKVVIEDHGTGIPSEHLTKIFDPYFTTKQTGSGLGLAIVYSILRSHGGYIKVRSTDGVGTTFTFHLPGSDRHLAEGKSSAGGVRIGKGKILLMDDEEMVRAVVGAMLKSAGYEVEYAKDGAEAIHLYIAAMKSGKPFSAVIMDLTIPGGMGGQEAIRHLRVIDSEVKAIVSSGYSDHPIMANFREHGFKAVIPKPFRISDLSRTLQQMQAG, encoded by the coding sequence ATGACCGCCGGTCATACAAGGTTTTCGTTATTTTACAGGCTCCTTTTCGCTTTCCTCGCCGTAGTCGTCATCATCAGTGGAATCCTGACCGCGGTCTTCTACGTCTTCAACAAGGGCTCCCAGGAAAGGCAGATCAAGGAACAGACGCTCGGGGCCATCTCTGCCATCCATCAATCGTTTCATTATCAGATCGAGGAAAACACGATCAAGGACCTGGAATTGCTGGTTTCCAATCCGAAATTAAACGATTTCCTCACTTCTTCGACACTCGAGAAGGATATCATCCAGCTCTCCGTCGAAAAGCTGTTCATGAAATTCATACATCACGAACCGGGCTATCGGAATATCTACTTCGTCAATTCGGTGGGCATGGAAACCATAAAGGTCGACAGGAATGGACCCGTGCGCACTCTTCATGACATAAAAAGCAATCCGTTATTCCGGCAAATCGCATCCGGCCCCGCCGATCGCATCCATATCGAGGAACCGCGCATCGCGAACTCCGGGTATCCTTCCTTCGCCATCGGCATTCATAAAACGGACGAGGATATCGGCCAGTTCGGCGGCGCCGTGATGATCGACGAGTCATTGGAGTCTTTCTTCAAATACCTGGAGGGGGTCAGGATTTTCGGTGAAAATCCCATCTGGGTCTTCGGTCCGGACGGGAAAGTGCTCCGCCGGCCGCCGAATCCGTCCGCCACGTTCGACCCGGCCCCCTACCTGAAAAAGGAGTATCAGGACAAACCCGAATTCGTGATGGTGAAGGAAGGAATCCTGGCATACCAGGATTTCGCCGTAATGCCCGGGAGACCGTTTGCACGTGTGGCCTTGAGCATACCGTCGGCGCTCCTCCTGAAGGATATGCAGACGACCGCGAAATTGTTCGTCATGATCTTCCTGCTCTCGACCTTCCTGGCGTTTGCGTTATCCCTCTATATTTCCCGCTACCTGTCCCGGCCGATCACGGAACTTGCCGCCGCCTCCAGGCGTCTCGCCGAAGGAGATCTCTCCACGCACGTAAAAACGAATACGACGGGAGAGGTCCGGATGCTGGTGGATAGCTTCAACCAGATGGCGGACGATCTGCAGGTTACGACGGTTTCGAAAGACTACATGGACAACATCATCCATTCGATGGCGGACAGCCTGATCGTGTGCGATCGCGACATGAAGATCAAGACGGTCAACCAGGCCATGATCGACCTGTTGGGGTACCGGGAAGACGAACTCGTCGGAAACCGGTTCGAAACGATCACCGCCGAAGGAGATGGCGGAAAGCGGGACGAATTCCTCAACGCCGGGTGCATGAGCAACAGCGAGATGGTGTACCGCGCAAAGGAAGGGAAGCGCATCCCCATGCTGGTCACGGGATCCGTCATCTCCAACAAGAAGGGGGACATCATCGGCCATGTCCTCATCGGCAAGGACATCACCGACCGGAAACGTGCCGAAGAAGATCTTCGCGCGGCGAACGACACTCTCAATGCGACGTTGCAGGCATCCCCGGCCGCCATACTGACCCTGAGCCCCGACGGGATCGTCACCACCTGGAACGACGCCGCGGAACGGATCTTCGGCTGGAGCAAGGGCGAAGTCATCGGGAAGTACAATCCCCTGTTCCCGGAAGCCGGGCTTGAAGATTTCCAGACGATGCGGGAACGCGTCCGGAGCGGCGGGACGTTGTACGACAAGGAGGTCCATCGCAGGAAGAAGGACGGAACGCCCGTCGACATCAGCCTCTCGGCCGCGCCGTTGCATGATGCGAACGGGAATGTCGTCGGCATGATGGCCGTGATGAACGACATCACGGGGCGCAAGAAGATGGAAGAAGAGCTTTCGAAAATCCAGAAGCTGGAATCGATCGGGATCCTGGCCGGCGGCATCGCCCACGATTTCAACAATATCCTGACCGTCATCCTGGGATATATCTCCATGGCGAAGGAATCCGCGAATCGCGATCCCAAGAGCACCGAGATCCTACAGGCGGCCGAGAAGGCATCCTTCCGGGCAAAGGACCTGACGCATCAATTGCTGACCTTCTCCCGGGGCGGGTCCCCGGTCAAGAAGACGATTTCGATCCCGGAAACCATCCGGGAATCCGTGAGCTTTGCCCTCCGGGGTTCGAACGTCAAGTGTGAATTCGACCTGGCCGACAACCTATGGTACGCGGACGCGGACGAGGGACAGATCAGCCAGGTGATTCAAAACCTGGTGATCAATGCGAATCAGGCCATGCCGGGGGGCGGCACGATCCGGATCCACGCCGTGAATGAAGTGCTGGACGGGGCATCCGAGGTTCCGTTGCCGGAGGGCAAATATGTAAAGGTCGTCATCGAGGATCATGGAACGGGGATCCCGAGCGAACATCTCACGAAAATCTTCGATCCCTATTTCACGACAAAGCAAACAGGGAGCGGCCTCGGCCTTGCCATCGTCTATTCCATCCTTCGGAGCCATGGCGGATATATCAAGGTCCGCTCGACGGATGGCGTCGGCACGACCTTCACCTTCCATCTCCCCGGGTCGGACCGTCACCTTGCGGAAGGCAAATCTTCCGCCGGAGGGGTCCGGATCGGCAAAGGAAAAATCCTGCTGATGGACGACGAGGAAATGGTGAGAGCGGTCGTGGGTGCGATGCTGAAGTCGGCGGGATACGAGGTCGAGTATGCGAAGGACGGCGCCGAGGCCATCCATCTTTACATCGCGGCCATGAAGTCCGGAAAGCCGTTTTCCGCGGTCATCATGGACCTGACCATACCCGGGGGGATGGGAGGACAGGAGGCCATCCGGCATCTCCGCGTCATCGATTCCGAGGTCAAGGCGATCGTCTCGAGCGGGTACTCCGACCACCCCATCATGGCGAACTTCCGGGAACACGGGTTCAAGGCCGTCATCCCCAAGCCCTTCAGGATTTCCGATCTGAGCCGGACGCTGCAGCAGATGCAGGCGGGCTAG
- a CDS encoding transporter substrate-binding domain-containing protein, with protein sequence MRRFLPKILFIGMFLSVAIFPLAEREAGTVPDPLTPEERAFVAAHGPIRYAPDPLFAPFEFLSPSGVAEGITPDLLAIMGKKMGVEFRTVAYPTWSDVLDAAKRREVDLLGTLTRTPEREGFLIFSEPYLSVPYVLFVREGGGDGITIEDLVSRRLGVVKNYGINTWLSAEHPKTRPVMVEDAATGLTMVATGQLDALLEALPVGARIVREKSLTNIRIVPRHIYTLPQHFGVPKGEPLLLSIIQKGMNSLTEAERSEVFVRWTGQDFSRPPPVISPLLRNALLVLAAAAVLSWVWIVALRRSVRRATQSLRESEERFRTLSELSPLGMALIDPRGRYEYVNPAFVSIFGYTLEEVPTGALWFRAAFPDPELRKEVIRAWKEDLAGSRVGEARPRTYDVTCKDGTRKIVQFRPVSLSRDRQFVIYEDMTRQRELQAQLQQAMKMEAVGRLAGGVAHDFNNILTVIMGNVSMALGKLPPSDPAAGLLSEAQKGAERAALLTRQLLAFSRKQIIEPKVLDLNALITDMGKMLVRLIGEDIVLKIHPGEGLGPVKVDHGQFEQVLVNLAVNARDAMPGGGTLLIETANTDLDESYCILHPYVLPGRFVMLAVSDTGCGMPAEVRKQIFEPFFTTKPKGTGTGLGLAMIYGVVKNSNGSIEVYSEVGKGTTFKIYLPRIDGEAAETRVSDPPKEAPSGSGTVLLVEDETMVRNLGVRILERSGYKVLQAGNGDEAIALATGYGERIDLLLTDVVMPGMSGREMANRLTRIHPETRVLFTSGYTDDAIVHHGVLDEGVSFIGKPYTPSTLSKKVREVLDKG encoded by the coding sequence TTGCGTCGTTTTCTTCCGAAGATACTTTTTATCGGCATGTTCCTCTCCGTGGCCATCTTTCCGCTCGCGGAGCGGGAAGCCGGAACGGTTCCCGATCCCCTTACTCCGGAAGAACGCGCCTTCGTCGCCGCCCACGGCCCCATCCGCTACGCCCCCGACCCTCTGTTCGCTCCCTTCGAATTCCTCTCCCCCTCTGGGGTCGCCGAGGGCATCACGCCGGACCTTCTGGCCATCATGGGGAAGAAAATGGGGGTCGAGTTCCGGACCGTCGCCTACCCCACCTGGTCCGATGTCCTCGATGCCGCCAAGCGGAGGGAGGTGGACCTCCTCGGAACCCTTACCCGGACGCCCGAGCGGGAAGGTTTCCTGATCTTCTCCGAACCGTACCTGTCGGTGCCCTACGTCCTGTTTGTCCGTGAAGGCGGCGGGGATGGGATAACCATCGAGGACCTGGTTTCGCGCCGGCTTGGCGTCGTGAAGAATTATGGAATCAACACGTGGTTGTCCGCCGAGCACCCGAAGACCCGTCCGGTGATGGTGGAGGATGCGGCGACGGGACTCACCATGGTCGCGACGGGACAACTCGACGCGTTGCTCGAGGCGTTGCCGGTCGGCGCGCGGATCGTGCGCGAGAAGAGTCTTACCAACATCCGGATCGTGCCGCGCCACATCTACACCCTCCCCCAACACTTCGGCGTGCCCAAGGGGGAACCGCTTCTTCTCTCCATTATTCAGAAGGGGATGAACTCCCTGACCGAGGCGGAGCGTTCCGAGGTGTTCGTGCGATGGACCGGACAGGATTTTTCACGCCCCCCCCCGGTGATCTCCCCGCTTCTCCGGAACGCGCTTCTCGTCCTGGCCGCCGCCGCCGTCCTTTCCTGGGTCTGGATCGTGGCCCTGCGGCGCAGCGTCCGTCGAGCGACGCAATCGCTCCGGGAGAGCGAGGAGAGGTTCCGCACCTTGAGCGAACTGTCTCCGTTGGGGATGGCCCTGATCGATCCCCGGGGCCGTTACGAGTACGTCAATCCGGCCTTCGTGTCGATTTTCGGCTACACCCTGGAGGAAGTGCCCACCGGCGCGCTTTGGTTCCGCGCCGCGTTCCCCGATCCCGAACTCCGCAAGGAAGTCATCCGCGCGTGGAAGGAAGACCTGGCGGGTTCCCGCGTGGGGGAAGCAAGGCCGCGAACCTACGACGTGACCTGCAAGGACGGCACCCGCAAGATCGTCCAGTTCCGTCCGGTGTCCCTGTCGCGGGACCGGCAGTTCGTGATCTACGAAGACATGACGCGGCAGCGGGAGTTGCAGGCGCAGCTCCAGCAGGCGATGAAGATGGAGGCGGTGGGCCGGCTGGCGGGAGGGGTGGCGCACGACTTCAACAACATCCTCACGGTCATCATGGGGAACGTTTCCATGGCCCTCGGGAAACTCCCCCCATCCGACCCGGCAGCGGGCCTGCTCTCGGAGGCGCAAAAGGGGGCGGAACGCGCGGCTCTTCTGACCCGACAGCTGCTCGCGTTCTCCCGCAAGCAGATCATCGAGCCGAAGGTCCTGGACCTCAACGCCCTGATCACCGACATGGGCAAGATGCTGGTCCGGCTGATCGGAGAGGACATCGTGTTGAAGATCCATCCCGGCGAGGGCCTGGGGCCGGTGAAGGTCGATCACGGCCAGTTCGAGCAGGTCCTGGTCAACCTGGCGGTGAACGCCCGGGACGCGATGCCGGGAGGTGGAACGCTCCTGATCGAGACTGCGAACACGGACCTGGACGAATCGTATTGCATCCTCCATCCGTATGTCCTTCCGGGACGGTTCGTGATGCTGGCGGTGAGCGACACGGGGTGCGGGATGCCCGCGGAGGTCAGGAAGCAGATCTTCGAGCCGTTTTTCACGACGAAGCCCAAGGGGACCGGAACGGGACTCGGCCTTGCGATGATCTACGGGGTGGTGAAGAACTCGAACGGCTCGATCGAGGTGTATTCCGAGGTCGGGAAGGGGACGACCTTCAAGATCTATCTTCCGAGGATCGATGGCGAGGCCGCGGAGACGCGGGTGTCCGACCCGCCGAAGGAGGCGCCGTCGGGTTCCGGGACGGTGCTCCTGGTCGAGGACGAGACGATGGTGAGGAACCTGGGCGTCCGGATCCTCGAACGTTCAGGGTACAAGGTGCTGCAGGCCGGAAACGGCGACGAGGCGATCGCCCTGGCGACGGGATACGGCGAGCGGATCGACCTGCTGCTGACGGACGTCGTGATGCCGGGGATGAGCGGGCGGGAGATGGCGAACCGTTTGACGCGCATCCATCCGGAGACCCGGGTGCTCTTCACCTCGGGATACACGGACGACGCGATCGTGCATCACGGGGTGCTGGACGAGGGAGTTTCCTTTATCGGCAAGCCGTACACCCCTTCGACTTTGTCGAAGAAGGTTCGGGAAGTGCTCGACAAGGGGTGA